Proteins encoded in a region of the Nocardia asteroides genome:
- a CDS encoding GNAT family N-acetyltransferase, with product MIADLRIRFAVDDEVLSRLHTDAFGGDHVPSPWKARLERHSRSWVGAFVGDQLVGFVHAVWDGGRHAFLLDTMVAPDFQYQRIGTSLVAALLSDLRELGIEWLHVDYEPHLNSFYRDTCGFRTTDAGLLRLN from the coding sequence ATGATCGCGGATCTCCGCATCCGTTTCGCTGTCGACGATGAGGTGCTCTCGCGGCTGCACACCGACGCATTCGGCGGTGACCACGTGCCGAGCCCTTGGAAGGCACGCCTGGAACGGCACAGCAGATCGTGGGTCGGTGCGTTCGTCGGCGATCAGCTTGTCGGGTTCGTGCACGCAGTCTGGGACGGGGGTCGGCATGCGTTCCTCCTCGACACGATGGTCGCCCCCGACTTCCAGTATCAGCGCATCGGAACCAGCCTGGTCGCGGCTCTTCTCAGCGACCTTCGCGAACTCGGTATCGAGTGGCTCCACGTCGACTACGAACCACACCTCAACAGCTTCTATCGCGACACCTGCGGGTTCCGAACCACCGACGCCGGCCTACTACGACTGAACTGA
- a CDS encoding IS110 family transposase, with protein MAQAYAVFCGVDVGKGEHHAVGLDVTGKRLFDKALPNDESRLRALFDQLAAHGPLLIVVDQPNTIGALPVTVARACGHDVAYLPGLSMRRIADLYPGQAKTDARDAHIIADAARTMPHTLRRVDTGDETLTELGVLVGFDDDLAEEATRTSNRIRGLLTSIHPGLERVLGPRISHPAVLEILSRCGGPAGIRAAGKRKLTTIATKYAPRMGARLVEEVLAALPAQTVTVPGAKAAEVVLPKLADSLKTVLLQRQSIAADIERMLDDHPLSKVLTSMPGVGVRTGARILLEVGDGSAFASAGHLASYAGIAPVTHRSGSSIRGESPARSGNHKLKRALFLSAFAALHDPASRTYYDRKRGEGKKHNAALICLARRRCDVLYAMLKTKQPYRNPLVPAST; from the coding sequence GTGGCACAGGCATATGCCGTGTTCTGCGGCGTTGATGTGGGAAAAGGCGAACACCACGCTGTCGGTCTCGATGTGACTGGCAAGCGGTTGTTCGACAAGGCGTTGCCGAACGACGAGTCACGGCTACGAGCGTTATTCGACCAGCTCGCCGCCCACGGCCCGCTGCTGATCGTGGTCGACCAGCCCAACACCATCGGCGCACTACCGGTCACCGTCGCCCGCGCCTGCGGCCACGACGTGGCCTACCTGCCCGGCCTGTCGATGCGCCGCATCGCCGACCTCTATCCGGGCCAGGCGAAGACCGATGCCCGTGACGCGCACATCATCGCCGACGCCGCCCGCACCATGCCGCACACGCTGCGCCGGGTCGACACCGGCGACGAAACACTCACCGAACTCGGCGTCCTGGTCGGCTTCGACGACGACCTGGCGGAAGAAGCCACTCGCACCAGCAACCGCATCCGTGGCCTGCTGACCAGCATCCACCCCGGGCTCGAACGCGTGTTGGGGCCTCGAATCTCACATCCTGCGGTTCTGGAGATCTTGTCTCGGTGCGGCGGCCCGGCAGGGATCCGAGCTGCGGGCAAACGCAAACTCACCACGATCGCCACCAAGTACGCCCCGCGCATGGGTGCACGCCTGGTCGAGGAGGTCCTGGCCGCCCTGCCCGCACAGACCGTCACCGTTCCCGGCGCGAAGGCCGCCGAGGTCGTGCTGCCGAAACTCGCCGACTCGCTCAAAACGGTCCTGCTGCAACGACAAAGCATCGCCGCTGACATCGAGAGGATGCTCGATGACCACCCTCTTTCCAAGGTCCTGACCTCGATGCCGGGCGTCGGAGTCAGGACCGGCGCCCGCATCCTGCTCGAGGTTGGCGACGGCTCGGCCTTCGCTTCGGCCGGCCACCTCGCCTCCTACGCAGGAATCGCCCCCGTCACTCACCGATCCGGCAGCTCCATCCGCGGCGAATCACCAGCTCGATCAGGCAACCACAAACTCAAACGCGCCCTGTTCCTGTCCGCCTTCGCCGCCCTGCACGACCCGGCAAGCCGCACCTACTACGACCGGAAGCGCGGCGAGGGCAAGAAACACAACGCCGCCCTCATCTGCCTGGCCCGACGCCGCTGCGATGTCCTCTACGCCATGCTCAAAACAAAACAGCCCTACCGAAATCCGCTGGTCCCAGCATCGACGTGA
- a CDS encoding EthD family reductase → MHKLVVLYPKPADPDHFREYYVTNHLPLVMKIPGLLAWRYSFDVAATNGESPYFAVFEADYADAAAMAAASASQQGQRAAADVANYATGGAVIIDYPVQDGTS, encoded by the coding sequence ATGCATAAGTTGGTAGTCCTATATCCCAAGCCCGCCGACCCTGACCACTTTCGCGAGTACTACGTGACCAACCACCTTCCACTGGTCATGAAGATCCCCGGCCTGCTTGCATGGCGCTACAGCTTCGACGTAGCGGCGACCAACGGAGAATCGCCGTATTTCGCGGTCTTCGAAGCCGACTACGCTGACGCCGCCGCCATGGCCGCGGCGTCAGCGTCGCAGCAAGGCCAGCGGGCGGCCGCCGATGTGGCCAACTACGCCACCGGCGGTGCGGTCATCATCGACTATCCGGTACAGGATGGCACCAGCTGA
- a CDS encoding LysR family transcriptional regulator, protein MAPDTVSLRYFLVLAQELNFTRAAARIGIAQPALSARMRRLEAELGTSLLVRNTRSVVLTTAGAALAESAPPALAALDRAWDTARHAGAGELGTLRIGYSLSTGAETAPALVDRLIRSSPGLEVGAVPMATPEISLAVADGRIDAGITRGEQPGRGVRRFLLRRERVGVQLAQHHPLAEHPEIEIADAAAYPLRLPDRAANPVIHDQLSALFRDTRPSPRFHTPAVSFDMSQRDLRDGLTLAPASEAAVAALPAGLEWRPLRGAPTLTIHLVLPRVQSPLHRRIRTVAKTLAHELHWLPD, encoded by the coding sequence GTGGCGCCGGATACGGTGAGCCTGCGGTACTTTCTGGTGCTGGCGCAGGAGTTGAACTTCACCCGCGCGGCCGCACGGATCGGTATCGCGCAGCCCGCACTCAGTGCCCGGATGCGCCGATTGGAGGCGGAACTCGGTACGAGCCTGCTGGTCCGCAACACGCGTAGCGTCGTATTGACCACGGCCGGTGCGGCTTTGGCGGAGTCCGCGCCGCCCGCGCTGGCGGCGCTGGACCGAGCATGGGACACCGCCCGTCACGCGGGGGCCGGTGAACTGGGCACGCTGCGCATCGGATACAGCCTCAGCACGGGGGCCGAGACGGCACCGGCCCTGGTGGACAGGCTCATTCGCAGCAGCCCTGGCCTCGAGGTCGGCGCGGTCCCGATGGCGACACCGGAGATCTCTCTCGCGGTCGCCGACGGCCGCATCGATGCGGGGATCACCCGCGGTGAACAGCCGGGTCGTGGCGTGCGCCGGTTCCTGCTGCGGCGCGAGCGCGTCGGGGTCCAATTGGCACAGCATCATCCGCTGGCCGAACACCCGGAGATCGAGATCGCCGATGCGGCCGCGTATCCGCTGCGACTCCCGGACCGTGCGGCCAACCCCGTGATCCACGATCAGCTGTCCGCACTGTTCCGCGACACCCGGCCGAGCCCCCGATTCCACACGCCCGCAGTCTCTTTCGACATGTCTCAGCGCGACCTGCGCGACGGGCTCACCCTCGCCCCGGCTAGTGAAGCCGCGGTCGCGGCACTACCGGCCGGTCTCGAGTGGCGACCGCTGCGGGGCGCACCCACCTTGACGATCCACCTGGTCCTCCCGCGCGTGCAGTCACCACTTCACCGCCGCATCCGTACCGTCGCCAAAACTCTCGCACACGAGCTGCACTGGCTGCCGGACTGA
- a CDS encoding phosphomannose isomerase type II C-terminal cupin domain has product MMERSERPWGVYQVLSEEPTFKVKTITVRPGRRLSYQRHSRRAEHWFVVSGEGVVTLDGQERLVQAGDAVDIPMETAHRIAATGSEDLVFVEVQTGTYFGEDDIVRLEDDFGREG; this is encoded by the coding sequence GTGATGGAACGCAGTGAACGCCCGTGGGGCGTCTACCAGGTCCTTTCCGAGGAGCCGACGTTCAAAGTCAAGACGATCACAGTCCGCCCCGGTCGGCGGCTCAGCTATCAGCGCCACTCCCGGCGTGCCGAGCACTGGTTCGTGGTGTCGGGCGAGGGGGTCGTGACCCTCGATGGCCAGGAACGCTTGGTGCAGGCCGGTGACGCTGTCGACATTCCTATGGAGACTGCGCACCGTATCGCCGCGACGGGCAGCGAAGATCTCGTGTTCGTCGAGGTGCAGACTGGCACCTATTTTGGTGAAGACGACATCGTCCGGCTCGAAGACGACTTCGGCCGCGAGGGATAG
- a CDS encoding MFS transporter encodes MAECVSAFEAGMIFIALPRFGEIFGAPASTGWAVTAYMLVAATAALVGGRLGDLHGRKKVLIAIMLLPAAGSLVSVAGVSMAAIIAGRGIQGVAGAILPLCYGLAREALPPGKVSLAVGFISGAALLAGSGGSLIAGVLLDVTDWHMIFVFAAVPAVVASAVATAGLPPSSASGQLHRFDYLGAALLTPGPPITMTDACCTLPARRAGGCREPGPRCRPEAAERPANPIDESKSNARCMCRRF; translated from the coding sequence ATGGCCGAATGCGTCAGCGCGTTCGAAGCCGGGATGATCTTCATCGCGCTGCCGCGGTTCGGCGAGATCTTCGGCGCGCCTGCCTCCACCGGCTGGGCGGTGACCGCCTACATGCTCGTCGCGGCGACCGCGGCCCTGGTCGGCGGCCGCCTCGGCGACCTGCACGGCCGCAAGAAGGTCCTCATCGCCATCATGCTGCTGCCTGCCGCGGGGTCGTTGGTCAGTGTCGCCGGGGTCTCGATGGCCGCGATCATCGCCGGCCGCGGCATCCAGGGCGTCGCGGGCGCGATCCTGCCGCTGTGCTACGGCCTCGCCCGCGAGGCCCTGCCGCCCGGAAAGGTGTCGCTCGCAGTCGGATTCATCAGCGGCGCCGCGCTGCTCGCCGGGTCCGGCGGTTCCCTGATCGCGGGCGTGCTGCTCGATGTCACCGACTGGCACATGATCTTCGTCTTCGCCGCGGTACCGGCCGTGGTGGCGTCGGCCGTCGCGACGGCCGGACTACCGCCTTCCTCGGCCTCCGGACAGCTGCACCGCTTCGACTACCTGGGCGCCGCGCTACTCACTCCGGGTCCGCCGATCACCATGACCGATGCCTGCTGCACCCTTCCGGCGAGGCGCGCTGGTGGCTGCCGCGAGCCCGGTCCTCGATGTCGGCCCGAGGCCGCGGAGCGCCCGGCGAATCCGATCGACGAATCAAAATCCAACGCCCGGTGCATGTGTCGTCGTTTCTGA
- a CDS encoding tyrosine-type recombinase/integrase, whose translation MEIDIHQLRHSHAAELINVGVSIEGVGKRLRHASTETTQVYAPSRTRTPTMISAPPGGEGRKPDRGGVQGRQASREESVESAAVVGGGVRQRSAGLADR comes from the coding sequence ATAGAAATCGACATCCATCAGCTGCGGCATTCGCACGCGGCCGAGCTGATCAACGTCGGCGTCTCCATCGAGGGCGTGGGCAAGCGGCTCCGGCACGCCTCCACCGAGACCACGCAGGTATATGCCCCGTCGCGGACAAGAACGCCGACAATGATATCTGCGCCGCCCGGCGGCGAAGGCCGAAAGCCTGATCGTGGAGGCGTGCAGGGCCGCCAAGCGAGCCGTGAGGAATCTGTCGAATCAGCTGCGGTGGTGGGCGGCGGAGTAAGACAGCGGTCAGCCGGTCTCGCGGATCGTTGA
- a CDS encoding CTP synthase — protein sequence MDRSLLVAVVGDRDPNFVPHGATDDALEHAAAHLGIEVDIRWLATEPLEADLGEVKTADVLWCAPGSPYRSLRGAVAALRHGRESGVPTLGTCGGCQHMVIEYARTVLGYADAQHAEYDPYASTLFVSELTCSLAGKTMPVSLVSGSRVAALYGRTEVEEEYYCNFGLDTNRQDVLHAGGFLVTGVDGDGAARVLEVPGHPFYVATLFVPQARSRPEAPHPLVVGLLRAAL from the coding sequence ATGGACCGATCCCTTCTCGTCGCGGTCGTCGGTGACCGTGATCCGAACTTTGTTCCCCACGGGGCTACCGACGACGCGTTGGAGCATGCCGCGGCGCATCTTGGTATCGAGGTGGACATCCGCTGGCTGGCCACCGAACCACTGGAGGCGGACCTGGGCGAGGTCAAGACCGCCGATGTGCTCTGGTGCGCGCCGGGCAGTCCGTATCGCAGCCTGCGTGGCGCCGTCGCCGCGCTTCGTCACGGCCGGGAAAGCGGGGTACCCACGCTCGGGACGTGCGGTGGCTGCCAGCACATGGTCATCGAGTACGCCCGCACGGTGCTCGGTTACGCAGACGCCCAGCATGCCGAATACGACCCTTACGCTTCAACTCTGTTCGTGTCGGAGTTGACCTGCTCACTGGCCGGCAAAACGATGCCCGTTTCCCTGGTTTCCGGTTCTCGGGTGGCCGCGTTGTACGGAAGGACCGAAGTCGAGGAAGAGTACTACTGCAACTTCGGGCTCGACACCAACCGACAAGATGTCCTGCACGCCGGTGGGTTCCTGGTCACCGGCGTGGACGGTGATGGAGCAGCCAGGGTGCTTGAAGTCCCCGGCCACCCGTTCTACGTCGCTACTCTGTTCGTGCCCCAGGCCCGCTCACGACCCGAGGCCCCGCATCCACTGGTCGTCGGCCTGCTGCGGGCAGCACTGTGA